Sequence from the Pseudostreptobacillus hongkongensis genome:
ACATTCCTTCTTTTATGATATCATTACTTGTTAAAAACAATTCAGCCATTTCTTTAAGAACTGCTTCTTTATTTTTAGACTTTAAGCCAAATACTATTCTATTTTCAACTAAAAAATCTGTAATTTTCATTATTACTTACCTCTTTTAAATTTTTTTAAAATATCTTCTATTATATATTCTTCGCTTAATTCACTCATGTTATATATTATATAATCATTTCTTTTATTAAACCAAGTCATTTGTCTTTTAGCATAATTTCTAGATTTTTGTTTAATAAGGTCTACTGCTTCATTTAAAGTAATCTCACCCTTAAAGTAACCAAATAATTCTTTATATCCTATAGATTTATTATCAGGATATTTATTAAATATATGTTTAGCTTCTTCTATTAAACCTTTTTCTATCATTATATCTATCCTTTTATTTATTAAACCGTATAATTCTTCTCTATCTCTAGTTAAGAATATTTTCAAAAAATTATAATCATTATTTTTATTATTTTTCTTTACTATTTCACTCATTTTTTGACCTGAGATATAGTAAATTTCTAAAGCTCTTACAACTCTAACTTTATTTAATTTATCTATTGTATTGTAGGTTTCTTCGTCAAATTTTTTCAACTCTTCAACTAAATCTGATAATTCCATTTTTTCTAATTTATCACGAATTTCATTATTTTTTTCAGGAAGATCTGAAAAACCATCAGTTAAAGATGAGATATATAGTCCCGTACCTCCTACAACTAAATAATTTTTGTAATTGGTATTTAATATATTATTTGCATCTTTTTCAAAATCTCCTACTGAATAATATTCATCAGGATTAACTATATCTAACATATAGTGTTTAATACCTTCCATTTCATCAGGGAGTATCTTTGCTGTTCCTATATCAAGCCCCTTATATATTTGCATAGAATCTGCAGATATAATATCAGCATCTAATATTTTTGCTAACTTTAAAGAAAGTGCAGTTTTACCAACCCCTGTTGGACCTGCAATTACTATAGCATTATATAACATATGTAAATTCATATCCTGCTATAATTATAGTATCTCCCTCTACAACTCCATTTTGTTCAAGAATTTTTTCCATTCCTAATTTTCTCATTATCTGTAAGAATTGTATTATTCCATCTTCACCTATAAGAACATATTTTTTAAGTACATTGTTAACAATTTGACCTCTTACTTCATATACATCTTCAGCTAATCTTTCTACTATCCAATCATCTTGTTTTCTGACAAGATCTGGAAGTAGTATATCAAGATCTGCTTCTTCTTCAATAATTTCACGAGGTGTATCTCTAACAAGTTGCCAAACTTTAGATAATAGTTCTTTTAATCCTTCTCCAGTTAATATAGAGCCAAAAAGTATATTTTCTTTATTAATTCCTCTTTTAATTAAGCTATCTTCAAAACTTTTTATAACTTCATCTTTTTCATCAAATACCATATCTAATTTATTACAAAATACTATTTGCTCTTTTTTTATTAATTTTTCAGAAAACTTTGATAACTCATAATTAATTTTATCAAAATCATCAACTGGATTTCTTCCTTCTATTCCTGATATATCAACTATATGAACTATTATTTTACATCTTTGTATATGTTTTAAAAATCTATCTCCAAGTCCTACACCTTCATGAGCCCCTTCTATAAGTCCAGGTATATCGGCTATAACAAAACTTTCCTCATCAGACATTCTAACAACTCCAAGTTTTGGTTTAAGTGTAGTAAAGTGATACTCTGCAACCTTAGATTTAGCAGCTGATACTTTGTTTATAAAACTAGATTTACCAACACTTGGATATCCAACTAATGCAACATCAGCTAAAAGTTTAAGTTCTAACTTAACTTTAAGTTCCATACCTTCTCTTCCAGATTCAGCAATTTTAGGAACTTTTCTAACAGATGATTTAAAATGTATATTACCACGTCCACCATCTCCACCTTTAAGTAAAACAACTTTCTCATTAGGCATATCTAAATCAACTAACAGTTGATCTGTTTCAAAGTCTCTTATCATAGTTCCAACAGGTACTTTGATTATACAATCTTTACCTTGTGCCCCATTACAACGAGCACCGCTTCCTTTTTCTCCATCTTCTGCTTGAAATATTTTTACAGTTTTAAAATCTACTAAAGTATTTATATTTGGATCAGCTATAAAGATGATATCTCCACCTTTACCACCATCTCCACCATCAGGTCCACCAAACTGAACAAATTTTTCACGTCTAAAAGTAGCGGCTCCATCTCCACCTTTACCTGATTTTATAGTTATTATACTTTCGTCAATAAACATTTATTCTCCACTCTTTTTAATTAAATTTTCTATAAGTACACCTTCAGGTACAGAAGTAACTACTTTATCTGTTACAGCTTCTATTCTACCATTCATTGCTGAAGTTGCTCCAGCTGCTATATCATAAAGTCTTTGTCCTTCTTCTCTGTTTAAATTTTCTATACTAAATGTTACCATTGCTTTTTCTTTTATTAAATTAACTATAGTTTGAGAATCAACTATACTTTGTGGTTTTAATACTACATATTTTAAGTTTGACATAACTTTAACCTCTTCCTCTCTTTTACTAAAGAATTTAATTTTATTTTCTGGTTTTTCTTCCTTTACTTCTACCTTTTCATCTATTATATCTTCATCATCTTCTTTAAACCAATTACTAAAAAATCCCATATTTCCTCCAATTATTTATTCATATTTTATCAGTATACATTATACACCTATTTAAGATTTTTGTAAAGTTATATATACATATTATGTAAAAAATACAGACATTATAAAAATATCTGTATCTATACTTATTAAAATTTCTTAGTTGTCATTTTATCAAAATATTTACCTAATTCTTTCTTATACTTTTCAATATTTTTCATCCACTCAGCTTCTTCATTTGAATTTAGACTAATACCTTTAACACCTACCGTATGTCCCCAACCTCCATAAAACACTACTATATATCTTTTTACTGCTGGTTTAGGTATACTTAACTTAGAATTATCATCAAGCTCGCCTTTAAATAAAATTAATTTACCTTGAAAATCTTCTGCACCTTCTTCATTAAATACTTCTTCATTTCCATCATAAGCTACATCACTTAAAATATATATAGTTTCTCCTTCTGCAGTTTCTCCATTATCAAATCCTGCACTAATATTTAAAACTCCTGTTTCTTTATCAGATACCTTAACATCAAGTATAGGTGTATGTGCCATTAATACTCCTGTTAAAAATACTGAAATTGCTAATATTATCTTCTTCATATTTCCTCCTATTTTTTTAGTAATTCTTCTAAATTTTTAGTATTTTCTTTTAATATATTTATGTATCCATCTACATCCATTATATCATCATCATCTAAATCTAAAGGAATATTCCCTATATTTAATTTAGTATAATATGCTCCACTTTCCGTTAATTTTTTCTGCATATCCTTACTTATACTTTTAGATGAAACTACCTTATTTATTCCTGTTTCTTTCATAGTCTTTTTAATAGTATCTATACTTGAATTCAAAGGTAAATTTTGATGATAAATTTCTAATGAATCTAATAAATAGTCAAGTTCTGAATCACCTAATTGTATAACCCCAAGATCTAGTCCTTTTTCAAGTACATTAGACATGAAACTTTCATATATACTTAAGAATTCTGTTTTTAATTTATCAGAATTTTGAATTATCTGATCTTTTTTATCAGGATAAAGTTCAGATAAATCTTCTTTTAATATATCTATCATTTTATATATATTAGAAAATTCAAGCCATACATATTTTAAATCTCTTCCCATATAATCAACTTTGCTACTTAAAACTAAACTTGAATTATCTCTGTAACTATACGTTAAATCTATATTAACCACCTTTATATTATATCTTCTAGCTTGTTCATATAGAAAATCATCATCTAAACTGTGCGTTAATGTAACTACTGCATCAACATCTTTAAATATTTGTTCTTTATTTTCTAAATTATCAAAACTAATTTTTTGTTTAAACATATCAGTATAACTATCAAATACAGATTCAACTTCTATACCTGTATTCTTAGTAACGCCCTTACTTAAAGTATAACTAACCTGATTTGAGGTTAATATTTTAGCACCAAAAGATAAATTTGTTGCCAATAATAATATAGCTGTTATTTTCTTCATTTTATACACCTTCTTTAAACTTAGATGAAATATTTTTTATAAGCATAGTTATAAAAAATATTATTGCTGATATTATAATTATAGCTGGACCTGAAGGTACAGATAAATCAAATATAAGTGGTAATAGTATACCTAAAATACAACTTAATGTTGAAAAAACTATACTATAACTTACAAAAGAACTTATTGATCTTGATAAATTCTTACTTGCAGCCGCTGGTATTAAAAGTAATGCTTCAACCAAAGCTGCACCTATTATTTTAACTGATGCTACAGTAATTATTGTAATAATTAAAACAAACACATATTCTAAAAATATTACATTTATACCTTTTACTGTAGCTAAATTACTATTAAAACTTGAAAGTAATATTTTGTTATACCAAAATATAACTAAAAATATTAATATTATACTTGTAATTAGTAAAACTAATAAATCTAAATCTGATACAGTTAATATAGAACCAAAAAGAACTGATTCTAACATGTGAGAATTAACTTTACCTGATATGTAGATTATAAGTATAGCACCCACTGCAATAGATATGGATAAAAATATACCTATCAAAGTATCTGTCCCCATTTTCGTTCTATTTCTTGTGTAGTTTATAACTATACCAAATATTATACAATAACTAAATAACATTATGTATGGTGAATTATATGATTCACCCAACAGTACTCCTATTGATATTCCAGCTAATGCTGCATGTCCTATAGACTCTGAAAAAAATGCCATTTTTTTAATAACAACCATAGTACCTATACCACCAAGTATAGGACCTATAAGTAATGTTGCAATTAAAGAATTTATAACAAAAGCATATCTAAAAAATTCAGGTAAATATCCACTATCAACAAGAGATACAAAAAACATTCTAATTGATTCCATTTTATCTCCCTTATGAAAATATATCAAAGATTCTATCTTCAATTAATTCTTCTTCTGGCTTACCTGTAAATAAAACCGTTTTCTTTATACAAGTTACCTTATCTGCTATCCCAACAATTTGCTTTAAATTATGATGTATCCAAATTATTGTTACACCTTCATTTTTTAATTCTTTTATACGTTTTAAAAAATATGTTTCACAAACTGTATCTATACCATTAAATGGTTCATCCAGTATTAATAAGTTAGGTTTAGGATATAAGGCTTGGGTAAGTAATACTCTTTGTAATTCTCCACCTGATAAAGATCCTAATAACCTATCTCTTTTATCATACATATCTATTTCTTTAAGCATATCTTCAATTTGATCTTTAACTTTACGACTAGTTCCTAAAAAACAAGGTTTTTTCTGATATATCATAGTTAAAAAATCATTTACTGTTATAGGAAGAGTTTTATCAAATTCTAAATTTTGAGGTACATATGATATCTTTTTTTCTTTATCATATCTTAACTCTATTTCTCCCGTATGAGGAAGCAGTGATAATATAGTCTTTACAAGACTTGATTTACCTCCTCCATTAGGTCCTATAAGACAATGTATACTTCCACTTTCTACAGTAAAATTAATATCTTTAAGTATTTGATTACCGCCTAAAGTTAAAGATAAGTTTTTGAATTCTATTTCTATTCCTTTATTCATACTAATTCTCTTTTCCATTATTAATATCACTACCAGTTAAAGACTTAACTTCTTTAAATTCAGTAATATTATCAAATACTTCATTTGTATCATTTAATTTCTTTTTTAAGTAATATATATTATTTTCTACAGTATTATTAACTATTCTAGATTTTAAAATAAAGTTTCCAACTGTTTTATCTCCACTAATACCTATATAATAAACATATCCATCTTTTTCTACTTTAAACCAGTTAAATTTACCCTTACTTTCCCATAGTTCATCTTTAACAAAAGGATATACTCCTTCTTCATTCAATTTATCTATATCTTCAAAACCTTCATTTAAAGCAAAATTTTCAAGTTCTACAGAATAATTATATAAATCTGAATAGATGTTATTTTCTATAGTATTAAAATTTTCAAAACTACTTATTTCATCTACTTTTAACTTAGTTTCTGTATCATCTGATCTAGTAAATAAGACTAATGTTATAGAAAATAATAATATAAAGAAAACTACAACTACAACATAAAAATTTTCTTTTTTGTTATTTAAAGGTTCTACAATTTCCTTTTTCAAATCATTTCTCCCTAATATTTATTAAATAAAGTATAACATTTTTACACCTCAACTTCAAGTTATTAAAATCAGTCTAAATATATACAAATACACGTTTTTTAAAGACTTTTTGATATTTATTTTTTTTAGTATTATATTTATACATATAAAAAAAACTGAACCCTAAGGCTCAGTTAATTTATTTAATCATTATTTAGTGTATTGAATTTTAACTCCCTCAACTCTAACTTCAACACGACGGTTTGGTTGTAAGTCTTTCTTAAGTTGAGTTAAGTTTTTGTTATTACTGTAAACTAATGGTTCAGATTCACCTTTACTTGATGCTTTAATGTTTGCAGTAACTCCTAAATCTTGTAATAATTTCTTAATTGTATCAGCACGTCTTTGACCAAGTTTCATGTTATATGCATCTGATCCTAATCTATCAGTATGTCCTATAACTTCAATTCCGAATACTTTAGAATATACATTATTTAATTCAGCTGCTAAGTTTTCAATTTCTTTTCTTCCTTCAGGTAATAAATCAGCTAATGCATATTTATCAAATTTGAATAATCCATCAGCACTTAAAGCTTTTACGTAAACTTCAGGTTTTGGAGCTTCTACTTCTTTAACTACTGGTTTTTCAACTATTACTTCTTTAATTACTGGTTTTTCAACTATTACTTCTTTAATTATTACTTCAGGTTTAACAACTTCAACAGGTTTTTCAACTATTGGAGCTGGAGTGTTGTCTAATTGACCTACTCTAAATCCTGCTGTTAATCCTACTTTATTGATAACATCTGATTTATCTTTATCCGCTGGGTTATTTGCAGCTTCTTTTAATACTTCATTCCCTATGTGAGTTCTTGAAGCTAAAGCTTCTACTACGAAAGGACCATATTCTCCATTAACACCTACTGCGTAGTATAATCCACCTTGTCCAGGTTTTTCTACTGAAGATTTGTTTACATCTCTTACGAATGCATATCCTAATTTACCAACTATAGCTAAAGGAGAATCTCCATTTTCAGCTTGTAATACATTAGCTTTAACTATACCGTAAACTGGTACGTGGTGTACTCTTTTTCCTTTGTTAGCATCTTGATCTGCTACACTTTCGAATCCATATCCATAAGTTTTGTTGTTGAAGTTATATTCAACCCCTGCTCCTAATTCTACTTTGTATTGATTTACTGGGAATAATTCAGCATTTAAAACGAACCCTCTTTGTAAATCACGTTTGTCTTCATTACTACTAAAGAATTCATCTTCTTTAGCTTGTCTTCTGAATACATCATAACCACCTTTTAATTGCACTTCAACACCTGCAACGGCATTTAATGAAACTAAAGCAGTTAATAATAATAATCCTTTTTTCATATTATCCTCCTACTATTTTACTATATATTTATATTTTCAGTAGTATTATACTACATTTTTCCTATAAAGTCCACTTTTTTTTATAATTTTACAATTAATTTGTTGCCTTTAATGGTGTTTTATCAACCAATTGTTCAAAAATTCTTGATCTTGCTGAATCATGATATTGATTAGCTTGTTTAATATTTTTATTAACTGGTTCAACTCCATATTTAAAGAACATAGGTATTTCTACAGCTATATCTTCTATATAGTGTTTTTCCCATGCCTTATATGCTTCTGCTCTGTAATTTGCATCAGTAAGTCCTTTTTTATCATTTAATGCTTCTAATAACTTATCATTTTCATCATCTACAAAACGAGGGAAATTAAATCTCGCTGTTCTTGATGTAGACTGTGCTGGATCAAGTGAAGTTCCTACTGACCATCCTCCTATAAACATATCAACATCATCAGAATTTGCTTGTATCTTGTCATAAAGTACATTTATATCTAATAATCTTCCTGTAGTAAAGTCTACTTTAACACCAATTTCTTTCCAGTATTGTAATAATGCTTGAGCAAACGGTTCTGATA
This genomic interval carries:
- the miaA gene encoding tRNA (adenosine(37)-N6)-dimethylallyltransferase MiaA yields the protein MLYNAIVIAGPTGVGKTALSLKLAKILDADIISADSMQIYKGLDIGTAKILPDEMEGIKHYMLDIVNPDEYYSVGDFEKDANNILNTNYKNYLVVGGTGLYISSLTDGFSDLPEKNNEIRDKLEKMELSDLVEELKKFDEETYNTIDKLNKVRVVRALEIYYISGQKMSEIVKKNNKNNDYNFLKIFLTRDREELYGLINKRIDIMIEKGLIEEAKHIFNKYPDNKSIGYKELFGYFKGEITLNEAVDLIKQKSRNYAKRQMTWFNKRNDYIIYNMSELSEEYIIEDILKKFKRGK
- the obgE gene encoding GTPase ObgE is translated as MFIDESIITIKSGKGGDGAATFRREKFVQFGGPDGGDGGKGGDIIFIADPNINTLVDFKTVKIFQAEDGEKGSGARCNGAQGKDCIIKVPVGTMIRDFETDQLLVDLDMPNEKVVLLKGGDGGRGNIHFKSSVRKVPKIAESGREGMELKVKLELKLLADVALVGYPSVGKSSFINKVSAAKSKVAEYHFTTLKPKLGVVRMSDEESFVIADIPGLIEGAHEGVGLGDRFLKHIQRCKIIVHIVDISGIEGRNPVDDFDKINYELSKFSEKLIKKEQIVFCNKLDMVFDEKDEVIKSFEDSLIKRGINKENILFGSILTGEGLKELLSKVWQLVRDTPREIIEEEADLDILLPDLVRKQDDWIVERLAEDVYEVRGQIVNNVLKKYVLIGEDGIIQFLQIMRKLGMEKILEQNGVVEGDTIIIAGYEFTYVI
- the sepF gene encoding cell division protein SepF, whose amino-acid sequence is MGFFSNWFKEDDEDIIDEKVEVKEEKPENKIKFFSKREEEVKVMSNLKYVVLKPQSIVDSQTIVNLIKEKAMVTFSIENLNREEGQRLYDIAAGATSAMNGRIEAVTDKVVTSVPEGVLIENLIKKSGE
- a CDS encoding metal ABC transporter solute-binding protein, Zn/Mn family; protein product: MKKITAILLLATNLSFGAKILTSNQVSYTLSKGVTKNTGIEVESVFDSYTDMFKQKISFDNLENKEQIFKDVDAVVTLTHSLDDDFLYEQARRYNIKVVNIDLTYSYRDNSSLVLSSKVDYMGRDLKYVWLEFSNIYKMIDILKEDLSELYPDKKDQIIQNSDKLKTEFLSIYESFMSNVLEKGLDLGVIQLGDSELDYLLDSLEIYHQNLPLNSSIDTIKKTMKETGINKVVSSKSISKDMQKKLTESGAYYTKLNIGNIPLDLDDDDIMDVDGYINILKENTKNLEELLKK
- a CDS encoding metal ABC transporter permease; translated protein: MESIRMFFVSLVDSGYLPEFFRYAFVINSLIATLLIGPILGGIGTMVVIKKMAFFSESIGHAALAGISIGVLLGESYNSPYIMLFSYCIIFGIVINYTRNRTKMGTDTLIGIFLSISIAVGAILIIYISGKVNSHMLESVLFGSILTVSDLDLLVLLITSIILIFLVIFWYNKILLSSFNSNLATVKGINVIFLEYVFVLIITIITVASVKIIGAALVEALLLIPAAASKNLSRSISSFVSYSIVFSTLSCILGILLPLIFDLSVPSGPAIIIISAIIFFITMLIKNISSKFKEGV
- a CDS encoding metal ABC transporter ATP-binding protein — encoded protein: MNKGIEIEFKNLSLTLGGNQILKDINFTVESGSIHCLIGPNGGGKSSLVKTILSLLPHTGEIELRYDKEKKISYVPQNLEFDKTLPITVNDFLTMIYQKKPCFLGTSRKVKDQIEDMLKEIDMYDKRDRLLGSLSGGELQRVLLTQALYPKPNLLILDEPFNGIDTVCETYFLKRIKELKNEGVTIIWIHHNLKQIVGIADKVTCIKKTVLFTGKPEEELIEDRIFDIFS
- a CDS encoding DUF6162 family protein, translated to MKKEIVEPLNNKKENFYVVVVVFFILLFSITLVLFTRSDDTETKLKVDEISSFENFNTIENNIYSDLYNYSVELENFALNEGFEDIDKLNEEGVYPFVKDELWESKGKFNWFKVEKDGYVYYIGISGDKTVGNFILKSRIVNNTVENNIYYLKKKLNDTNEVFDNITEFKEVKSLTGSDINNGKEN
- a CDS encoding OmpA family protein, which produces MKKGLLLLTALVSLNAVAGVEVQLKGGYDVFRRQAKEDEFFSSNEDKRDLQRGFVLNAELFPVNQYKVELGAGVEYNFNNKTYGYGFESVADQDANKGKRVHHVPVYGIVKANVLQAENGDSPLAIVGKLGYAFVRDVNKSSVEKPGQGGLYYAVGVNGEYGPFVVEALASRTHIGNEVLKEAANNPADKDKSDVINKVGLTAGFRVGQLDNTPAPIVEKPVEVVKPEVIIKEVIVEKPVIKEVIVEKPVVKEVEAPKPEVYVKALSADGLFKFDKYALADLLPEGRKEIENLAAELNNVYSKVFGIEVIGHTDRLGSDAYNMKLGQRRADTIKKLLQDLGVTANIKASSKGESEPLVYSNNKNLTQLKKDLQPNRRVEVRVEGVKIQYTK